ACAGTGCTGTTACTGATAACCCAACATTCAGTAGCTTATTAGAAGCCGTACCTTACAGACACCCAGCGCAATTATATGAGTCGTTTTGCTACATTTTTGTATTTTTAATTCTTTTATATTTCTACGTAAAAACAGAAAAAAGAGACCAAACCGGCTTTTTATTCGGCTTATTTTTAGTTTTACTTTGGACGGTAAGATTCTTTGTGGAATTTGTGAAAGAAGCACAAGTTGATGAGCGTTCTACTTGGGCATTAAACACAGGACAATGTTTAAGTGTTCCGTTTGTACTTTTAGGCCTTTATTTTATGTTTATGTACAAACCTAAAAATGCAATAAAATAAAATGACTTTAAAACAATTTGGCTTCATTTTAGTTATAGGTTTTACCGTATTATCCCTTTCTAATTGTAAAGATAAAGCTAAGGTAATCACTCAAACCGAAGTGCTTTTCACTAAAGAAGGCGAGCTAACTATTACCAAAGCGAATGATTCTAAAGTAGTTTTAGATATTGAAATAGCTGACACCGATTTTGATATCCAAACCGGATTGATGTATCGAAACTCCATGAAAACAAACCAAGGTATGCTCTTTGT
The window above is part of the Algibacter sp. L3A6 genome. Proteins encoded here:
- a CDS encoding DUF192 domain-containing protein; the encoded protein is MTLKQFGFILVIGFTVLSLSNCKDKAKVITQTEVLFTKEGELTITKANDSKVVLDIEIADTDFDIQTGLMYRNSMKTNQGMLFVFDDVTERYFYMKNTKIALDLIYINENKTIVSFQKNAKPFDETSLPSNAPAKYVLEVNASLVDIWELSVGDSIDYSEISK